The sequence TATCAATCTGGAAATCGCGGCACTTGTGGTGTTTTTCGTGACGTATCTTCCGATGGGGATGCTTATGAAGCGGGAGAGGGATAAGGATAAAGTTCATTCAGATGGATTTGCCTAAATCCAGCCTTATGATTCCGCGACTACCAGGGACTTACCCAACTTACAATCTAACTAAAATACAAAAGACCCGTTCTCTCAAATGACGGGTCTTTTCAGCTTTCTCATATTTTCCCTGTTCCACCTGCATAATAACCCCATAGACCCATATCGAGTCAATCAGCACGACTTACGAATCATTGACGGGTTCTTCGCTTCTGTTATAGTTTAGACTTGCTGAAATTCGGAATGGAGTAAGGAAAGGGGGCGTGTAGATGAGGAGTGTCAGGGGTCGTTTGTTCGGTATGTTGCTGCTGTTCATTATCTTGCCGTATTTTCTTTCGGTGTTCATTATTTATAACAATACGAAGACGAGTGTCGAGGAGCATGAGATGAAGACGAGCCTGGAAGAGATGAGGGAGAGCGGAGCAGTGCTGGAACGGTATTTCGATGATATGACTTCGGTTCCCTATGCCCTGTATAACGATCCGGATGTCCTGAGGGTTTTCGAACAGGGACTGAAAGGGGAGCAGGTCCAACCCTTCGAGAGGAGCATGAAGATCTTCACCGTCACCCGACCGGAAATCCGGCAGCTGCGCATCTATTTCGACCGGGGTCAAGAGGCGATGACAGTGTACAGGTCGAAGTTCAGTGCTCCGAAAGTCCAGGAGGATTATCTTCAACAGACCCCTTTCGATAAGCTGTATCAGTCGTCGGAGAATTATGTCATCGAACGTCCTCATGTGATCGAGAATGCGAATAACGCAGCGATCATCCCGGAGTCGGACCGGACGAAGGTGCTCACGATCCACCACAAGGTCAGCAATGTCCTGACTGGGGAGTTTCTCGGCTTCTTTTCCATGGACATCGAGATGAGCTCCTATTCGTCCCTCATCCATCATCTGTCCGATACGGGGGAAGCCCGGGTGGCATTGGTGGATGAGCACGATACCATCATGTATTCCAACAGCCCGGATAAGATGAGTGAAACCTACAAGGGGGAGAAATCTTCTGAAGAACTCATTCTGACCGAGAATCTGGATGGGAATCTTGAAGGATGGAAGCTGGTAAAGATCATTTCGAAGGATGCGCTGTTCAAGGACGTAAATGAAGCGGCATACACGAATATTGTCTTGGGGGTCGGTGTGGTGGTCCTTGGAATCATCATGGTCGTGATCATTTCCCATATCATCACGAAGCCCATCACCAATCTTAGTGAGAAGGTCCGTTCCATTGAGGGAGGGAACATGGACATCGATTTCACCACTTCGAGGAAGGATGAATTGGGTCATCTTGAAGATCACATGGATGATATGCTGGACCGGATCAATCAGCATATCGACCGAGAGTATAAACTGGAAATCGAGAGCCAAAGGAATCAGTT is a genomic window of Rossellomorea sp. y25 containing:
- a CDS encoding sensor histidine kinase, giving the protein MRSVRGRLFGMLLLFIILPYFLSVFIIYNNTKTSVEEHEMKTSLEEMRESGAVLERYFDDMTSVPYALYNDPDVLRVFEQGLKGEQVQPFERSMKIFTVTRPEIRQLRIYFDRGQEAMTVYRSKFSAPKVQEDYLQQTPFDKLYQSSENYVIERPHVIENANNAAIIPESDRTKVLTIHHKVSNVLTGEFLGFFSMDIEMSSYSSLIHHLSDTGEARVALVDEHDTIMYSNSPDKMSETYKGEKSSEELILTENLDGNLEGWKLVKIISKDALFKDVNEAAYTNIVLGVGVVVLGIIMVVIISHIITKPITNLSEKVRSIEGGNMDIDFTTSRKDELGHLEDHMDDMLDRINQHIDREYKLEIESQRNQFRALRSQVNPHFLFNALQTIGAVALRSSAKDVYKLIISLSKMMRYSLHADQWVTVQDELNYIQAYLSLQKERFGEGVHAEIEMEEEILSASIPSMILQPLVENYFKHSYEEGYDDSSLKITGKRDRNSILFLIKNTGASLSEEELQRIKASVYAKGSPKSFQDKGIGLKNIYDRLQLNFNDQVSFHIDTMEGMGFKVTMRLPFLRDR